ATTAAACGATCCAAGTTCGGAAAACCCCCGCCTTCGATCGAAAAAAGTTCAGCGTGATCCCAGTTTCTCCCGCAACGCCTCGCGTCCCCTGGACAGCAGCCGCTCGACACCCTTCCGCGACGTTTCAAGAACCACGGCCATTTCATCATAACCGAGCCCTTCGTAGTATCGAAGCACGACGGCCATGCGAGGTCTGGGGGGAAGGGAGTCCAATGCCCGGCGCACGCGGGCCGCGTTCTGGCTCGTCATCAGCGCCTCCTCCTGTCCGGGAGACGAGTCGGCCAATTCCGGATAGTCGTCCGCCTGTACGGGCTTCTCCCTTTTGGCATGATCCAGGCAGAGCCGGGATATGATGACGTGGAAGAACGTCTTGAAGCGTGCGGTACGGCGATAGCGGCCCGACGCGACAAGCAACTTGATGAAGGCGGCCTGAACAATATCTTCGGCCTCGTCCCTGGATCCAATGAAACGATAGGCCACGCCCCAGGCCCAGGACTGGTGCCTGCGGACG
This sequence is a window from Paucidesulfovibrio longus DSM 6739. Protein-coding genes within it:
- a CDS encoding RNA polymerase sigma factor; the protein is MPDRSRSQLPDEALLEASGNGDRQAFGELVRRHQSWAWGVAYRFIGSRDEAEDIVQAAFIKLLVASGRYRRTARFKTFFHVIISRLCLDHAKREKPVQADDYPELADSSPGQEEALMTSQNAARVRRALDSLPPRPRMAVVLRYYEGLGYDEMAVVLETSRKGVERLLSRGREALREKLGSR